The Paenibacillus sp. FSL W8-0426 region TGCTTTGCTTAATCCGGACAGCGTGCACGCCAAGGCAAAGTACTGGAGCGAGGAGCGGGGATGCCGCGTCATTGTGGCGCCGCTGTTTTTGAGCGCCGGTTATTTTACGATGAAGGCGATTCCCAATCGGCTTAAAGGGCTGGACTGCGCATACAGCGGGGAGACGCTGCTGCCGCATCCGCTGCTTGGCGGGTGGCTGGAACGCCAGATTGGGATTTTGCTGCAACGATGCCAGGAGCATCGGGAGACATGATGGTTCAATGAATGAATGATCGAATGAATGGCAAGCTTTTTGTTTCGCAGGCGACATGGAATAAAGGCTTTTTACGATATACGCATACACACGGAAAATCCCTGTCCTTCTCAAAGGCAGGGATTTTCCGCGTGCTCAGTATGGCGCGCTTCGGCGGCGAATGAGTCACTTGAACCAGGCTTTGGCCAGGTTGTTCACGAAATTGCTGTCATTCATGGGCACGTTGGCGCTGCCGAAGTCGGTAGTGTTCAGTGCATCTCTCGCTGCGGGGGTCAGGTCGTCCCAGCCGATTAGCGGCTGCTTTCCGCCAATGGTACCGTCCACGCCCAACTCGTGGTTGATCGGCCAAGTGCTGTTATACGTGATCAGGGGGCTGCTGCCGCTCATGCTGGTGCTGCTTGGTGCAACGTTGGTGAATTGGCCGTGGCCCGAATATGCGATGGACAGGACCTTCGGTTCGGGAACGGCGGGATTGTCTACCCAGACGACGATGCCTTCCCAATCATGCCGATGGCCAAGGCCGGGAGAAGGCGAATCTTTGGGGAAGTACCAGGCATACATGATGGCCCAGACGCCGTTGTACCAAGCCGAGCGGGAGTATACTTGCCCGGTGCTTTGGCTGCACTGCCCATTGGATGCGCCGCTGGTTTGCAATCCGCCGCTGGTGTTGCCTGCTGCATCGACTGCAGGGAAGGGCACGCAGCCATGATACACCTTCAGATAGGGCTGAAAGCGCTTGGCTGCCTGCTGCGTGACGGTTATCGGCGTCACTTCCGCAAAGCCGACGACCTGGTCGTGGCCGATCACGGCTGCGGATGCGGAAGGGATTACGGTGAAGGCGGCCATCATGGCCGCAAGAAGCAGCAGCGTTATTTTTTTCATGCACATCGCTCCTTCAATCTGCGTTATAATGTAAGATACTGTATTTCTACCGAAATCATAGCAACGATATGTCAATGGAGACGGGTAGTATTTTAAATTTAACGTAAATAAGACCGGGGGCTCAGGTTAAATCGCTGACGAGCGGGCAGAATGGATGATTGATTAAAGGATTTGAAAAAGGACGGTACGGCCTGATTCATCGGGCTGGAAGAGGGTTTATGTTGTGGAGATACATATCGGATAACGCAGGGAGACGGAGCCTTGAAAGGCTAGGACATCTTAACATTTGATGATATGATATAACATATTGGCTTTGGAATCAGATGGAATTCCTTGTGCATAGATATAAAAAGAATAATATATATTCGAACGGCATGAACGGAAATGTGTTGTTTCGTAAAATATGCGAAGGTACGGAATCTCGTGATGACAACGATGAGGCTGGGATCAGCTTCATGGATTATGTGGAATAGGTGGCGTATGGAATGAAAAGAGCTCGATTAATATACAATCCGACCTCCGGCCGGGAGGAAATGAAGAAACGTCTGGCAGACATTTTGCAGCGTCTGGATGAAGGCGGCATCGAAGCCTCGTGCCATGCGACGACAGGCGAAGGGGATGCGACCCGGGAAGCGGCGCTCGCCGTCGAGCGCGGGTATGACATGATTATTGCCGCAGGTGGGGACGGAACGCTGTACGAGGTCATCAACGGCATGGCCGAACGCGAGAACCGGCCGCCGCTCGGGGTGTTTCCGCTCGGGACGACGAACGATTTTGCGCGTGCGCTGGGCATTCCGAGGCAGTGGGAAGACTATGTCGATCTGGTGGTCAACCAGCAGACGCGTCCGCTCGATTTGGGCAAGGCCAACGACAGGTATTTTATCAATATCGCCGGCGGCGGATCGTTGACGGAACTGACCTACGAGGTACCTAGCCGCTTGAAAACGATGATCGGGCAGCTGGCCTACTACATGAAGGGCATCGAGAAAATGGCGAGCCTGTCGCCCCAGGAGCTCTACATCCGCGCTGAAGGGCAGGAGGATCTGCATGACGAGTTCATGCTGTTCCTCATTACCAACACGAACTCCGTGGGCGGCTTCGAGAAGCTTGCCCCGGGAGCGACGATCGACGACGGGCTGCTGGATGTGATCGCTATTCGCAAATGCAACCTGGCGGACATGATCCGTCTCGTGACGCTGGCGCTGCGCGGGGAACATCTGCACGATAAAAAGGTCGTTCATTTCCAGACGGATTATATGGAAGTGACATCGCCGGGATACGTGCAGCTTAACCTGGACGGTGAGCTTGGCGGCACGCTGCCTGCGACCTTCTCGAACCTGCGCCATCATCTGATGCTGTATCGGTAAAGGTGTTGGCCTCCTTAAGATTATATTTACCTCCCGCCGCCACCGTATCTATACTGGCAATGGCATTATGCCGCATCTAACCCTAATTCGGTCTAACAAGCTTGGGGATAGGGGACAGGGTAGTGGCGGAGTCGGTTGTAGGAGTGGATTGGTGCAGGCGGGACCGTGGTGAGTGGTGCAGGGGTGTGTTGCGAGCAGACCGTGGTGCGAATGTCGCTTGTAGAGGATGCGAAGGATAGTTATGGAGAATGGAAGGTGCCAGCGGGCTTTTCCAGTTGCCGCTTGTGGCAAGGATCGCGTATAATCTCATGGTGCCGCGCGAGTGGAATATGCAAGATATACGCGTGAGTGCGCATGAAGTACGTGTGAGATTTGCGTGAGAGTACGCATGAAGTGCGTGTGAAGACGCATGATGTATGCATTGATGAATGTATGGGGTATGCGTGGCAGGAGAATGGAGTAGGCCTAGTCTCGTTCAAGACAGCCGGGAACGGCTAACTAACCTAGGAAGCTTTATTTTGGCGAAAACGACGTTGCTGCTGCTCTAACGAACATCTGCGTCGCTATTCAGGCGGAAATGACTCGAAAACACGGTTGTGAAGCGGAATAACGTGTCTAAAGTTCGTTAGAATATCAGAAGACGGTTTTAGGCGTGAATAAGGTGTGTCAGGTTCGTTACAATTCGAGGACGTGAGATTAGCGTTGGGAATTGCCCTGAGGGTTATCGCTGGAATAGTAACGATAGAATCCCTTTGCCTACAAAGGCAGGGTCATATATGGATAGAAAGAAGTGAATGTACGTTGTCAAACAGTAACCGCAGCGGTCGTGGAAAAAGCCGCCGGAATTCGGCTGGCCCGCAAGGTAAAGGAAGCACAGCAGCGTCACGCCAGCCGCAGAAAACATCTCGTCAGACTACACGCCAGCAAACGAAGGAGGTGCGGCCACAAGGCGCATCTCTTTCTGCCGTTCGTCCGAAGGGGGGCGCGCGGAGCGCTCCGATCGAAGGGCTGCCTGTGAGCAAAAATGAAGAGACCGTCATTGACATCATCGGCATGAACCATGACGGCGAAGGCGTAGGCCACGCGAACGGGTACACGCTTTTCGTGCAAGGTGCGCTTCCGGGCGAAACCGTGCGCGTGAAGGTGCTCAAAACCAAAAAGCAGTATGGCTACGCCAAACTGCTGGAGATCGTGAAAGCCAGCGCGGATCGCATCGCCGCCCCGTGCCCGATCTACGATCAATGCGGAGGCTGCCAGCTTCAGCATATGAGCTATGCCGGCCAGCTGGCATGGAAGCGCCAGCTCGTCATCGACAATTTGCAGCGGATCGGCAAGCTGGACGTGCTCGTTGAGGGGGATGGCGCTGACAATGAGAGTGCAAGCGGGACAGGCATTCGCGTGCTGCCTACGCTCGGCATGGAGGATCCTTGGCGTTACCGCAACAAGGCACAGGTGCCCATGGGTGCGGTGGAAGGCGGCCTGGTGGGCGGTTTCTATGCCCGTGGTAGCCACCGCATCATTGATATGGAAGCGTGCCTGATCCAGCATGAGCACAACGACGAAGTGGTTGCCAAGGTGAAGGAAATCGGCAGCCATCTCGGCATCAGTGCATACAACGAGGAGACAGGCCGCGGGCTGCTGCGTCATGTCGTGGTCAAAAAGGCATTCCGCACAGGCGAGATGATGCTGGTGCTGGTCACCAACGGACGCGACATCCCGCATCGGGACGAATGGATCGGCAGCATTCGCGAAGCTTTGCCGCAAGTCGCGAGCATTTGCCAGAACATCAACAAAAAACAGACCAACGTCATCTTCGGCGACGAAACCCGCGTCCTGTGGGGCCGTGACGTGATCTATGATTATATCGGCGACGTGCAGTTCGCCATTTCCGCACGCTCGTTCTACCAAGTCAACCCGGTGCAGACCGAAGTGCTCTACGGCAAAACGGTAGAATATGCCGAGTTGACCGGCAAAGAGACCGTCATTGACGCGTACTGCGGCATCGGTACGATCTCCCTGTTCCTGGCGCAGCATGCGGATCAGGTATACGGGGTCGAG contains the following coding sequences:
- a CDS encoding NPP1 family protein, whose protein sequence is MKKITLLLLAAMMAAFTVIPSASAAVIGHDQVVGFAEVTPITVTQQAAKRFQPYLKVYHGCVPFPAVDAAGNTSGGLQTSGASNGQCSQSTGQVYSRSAWYNGVWAIMYAWYFPKDSPSPGLGHRHDWEGIVVWVDNPAVPEPKVLSIAYSGHGQFTNVAPSSTSMSGSSPLITYNSTWPINHELGVDGTIGGKQPLIGWDDLTPAARDALNTTDFGSANVPMNDSNFVNNLAKAWFK
- a CDS encoding diacylglycerol kinase encodes the protein MKRARLIYNPTSGREEMKKRLADILQRLDEGGIEASCHATTGEGDATREAALAVERGYDMIIAAGGDGTLYEVINGMAERENRPPLGVFPLGTTNDFARALGIPRQWEDYVDLVVNQQTRPLDLGKANDRYFINIAGGGSLTELTYEVPSRLKTMIGQLAYYMKGIEKMASLSPQELYIRAEGQEDLHDEFMLFLITNTNSVGGFEKLAPGATIDDGLLDVIAIRKCNLADMIRLVTLALRGEHLHDKKVVHFQTDYMEVTSPGYVQLNLDGELGGTLPATFSNLRHHLMLYR
- the rlmD gene encoding 23S rRNA (uracil(1939)-C(5))-methyltransferase RlmD translates to MSNSNRSGRGKSRRNSAGPQGKGSTAASRQPQKTSRQTTRQQTKEVRPQGASLSAVRPKGGARSAPIEGLPVSKNEETVIDIIGMNHDGEGVGHANGYTLFVQGALPGETVRVKVLKTKKQYGYAKLLEIVKASADRIAAPCPIYDQCGGCQLQHMSYAGQLAWKRQLVIDNLQRIGKLDVLVEGDGADNESASGTGIRVLPTLGMEDPWRYRNKAQVPMGAVEGGLVGGFYARGSHRIIDMEACLIQHEHNDEVVAKVKEIGSHLGISAYNEETGRGLLRHVVVKKAFRTGEMMLVLVTNGRDIPHRDEWIGSIREALPQVASICQNINKKQTNVIFGDETRVLWGRDVIYDYIGDVQFAISARSFYQVNPVQTEVLYGKTVEYAELTGKETVIDAYCGIGTISLFLAQHADQVYGVEIVPEAIEDARSNARLNDMRNVTFEVGASEDVIPRWKEQGIEADVIVVDPPRKGCDPRLLETILEMKPERVVYVSCNPSTLARDLRVLEDGGYRTLEVQPVDMFPHTVHVESVAVLVWNETEH